A single genomic interval of Psychroserpens sp. NJDZ02 harbors:
- a CDS encoding alpha-amylase family glycosyl hydrolase — MKKIIVSLAIFTIFACKEEQKQVETKVVSEEKTALKPIADSDLETAVIYEANIRQYSPEGTFEQFTKDIPQLKQIGVKVIWLMPIFPISETKRKATGGADSKFASEFPEAEQDKYLGSYYAVSDFTKINPEFGTMDDFRTLLTTAHDNGIYVILDWVPNHTGWDHTWLKTNPEYYTQNDKGEVVHPLDTDWTDVADLNYDNQEMRKAMIKDMSYWLTEEGVDGFRCDVAGSVPTNFWQQAIPELRAKKDIFMLAEAWKPELLEDGLFDMGYAWDRHHAMNAMAKGEKDASEFTTALQTDFERYASDDILMNFVTNHDENSWNGTVKERMGDASEMMTALSFLTPGMPLIYSGQEYDLDHRLLFFEKDSFPHTKGTTWKLLEKLAMLKQSNSALNGGKASAKYNTIDNGKSVISFSRTNGTDEVIFIANISAENLKTNLPQKGQYLDFMTNQTVVLKGDAIPLAANEYKVFVKQN, encoded by the coding sequence ATGAAAAAAATAATAGTATCTCTAGCAATATTTACCATTTTTGCTTGTAAAGAAGAGCAAAAACAAGTCGAGACAAAAGTGGTTTCAGAAGAAAAAACAGCACTAAAACCTATAGCAGATTCAGATTTAGAAACAGCTGTTATTTACGAAGCTAATATTAGACAATATTCCCCAGAAGGGACTTTTGAACAATTCACAAAGGACATCCCGCAGTTAAAACAAATAGGTGTAAAAGTCATTTGGTTAATGCCTATTTTTCCTATTTCGGAAACAAAACGTAAAGCAACAGGAGGAGCAGATAGTAAGTTTGCATCTGAGTTTCCAGAAGCAGAGCAAGATAAATATTTAGGAAGTTATTATGCAGTATCGGATTTTACTAAAATCAATCCAGAGTTTGGAACAATGGACGATTTTAGAACATTATTAACAACTGCTCACGATAACGGAATTTATGTGATTTTAGATTGGGTACCAAATCATACTGGTTGGGATCATACTTGGTTAAAGACTAATCCGGAATATTATACACAAAATGATAAAGGAGAAGTAGTACATCCTTTGGATACGGATTGGACGGATGTTGCAGATTTAAATTACGACAATCAAGAGATGCGTAAGGCAATGATTAAAGATATGAGCTATTGGTTGACAGAAGAAGGTGTTGATGGTTTTAGATGTGATGTGGCAGGTTCTGTGCCAACCAATTTTTGGCAACAAGCTATTCCTGAATTACGCGCTAAAAAAGACATTTTTATGCTAGCTGAAGCTTGGAAGCCAGAATTATTAGAAGATGGTTTATTTGATATGGGGTACGCGTGGGACAGACATCATGCCATGAATGCTATGGCCAAAGGAGAAAAGGATGCTTCCGAATTTACTACTGCTTTGCAAACTGATTTTGAGCGTTATGCAAGTGATGATATCTTAATGAATTTTGTGACTAATCATGATGAAAACTCATGGAATGGAACAGTAAAAGAACGCATGGGAGACGCCTCAGAAATGATGACAGCCTTAAGTTTTTTAACACCTGGAATGCCATTAATTTATTCGGGACAAGAATATGATTTAGATCACAGGTTATTATTCTTTGAAAAAGATAGTTTCCCACACACTAAAGGAACTACTTGGAAATTATTAGAGAAATTAGCCATGCTTAAACAAAGTAATTCGGCTTTAAATGGCGGAAAAGCTTCCGCTAAATACAATACAATTGATAATGGTAAATCTGTCATTTCATTCTCAAGAACAAACGGAACTGATGAGGTGATTTTTATTGCCAACATTTCAGCAGAAAACCTAAAAACTAACTTACCACAAAAAGGGCAATATCTTGATTTTATGACCAATCAAACGGTCGTGTTAAAAGGAGATGCTATTCCATTGGCTGCTAATGAATACAAAGTCTTTGTAAAGCAGAATTAA
- a CDS encoding YgiQ family radical SAM protein gives MQELKLSDWLPTTNKEVKIRGWEALDVILFSGDAYVDHPTFGPAVIGRMLESFGLRVAIVPQPNVNDNLQDFVKMGKPKLFFGVTGGCMDPMISNYNANKKKRDKDAYTPNGDIGFRPDYATSVYSKILKDKWPDTPVLIGGIEASLRRVTHYDYWSDQLMPSILETSKADMLVYGMGEQPLREVVRLLEKGVPFNSINTVLQTAVLLDKGESIPKNANWEDVEIASHDVCLSDKKKYASNFKVIEQESNKLAARRIFQKVGEKTLMINPPYPTMTEKEIDASFDLPYTRLPHPKYNKRGPIPAFEMIKFSINIHRGCFGGCSFCTISAHQGKFIASRSKESILKEVDTVANMPDFKGYLSDIGGPSANMYQMKGKVQSICDKCVAPSCISPVICSNLDTSHKPLTELYQAVDKHPKVKKSFIGSGIRHDMLVPEFNKNADPKELDAYTEEVMTKHVSGRLKVAPEHTSDPVLKLMRKPSFKYFHKFKERFDKINIAKGLKLQLIPYFISNHPACEVEDMANLAAETKDMGFQLEQVQGFTPTPMTVATVIYYSGYHPYTLKKVNTPITRKEKDEQHRFFFWYKEENKAWIKKTLNKLGREDLLKVLLPGKEEKWRKNTPKGDAKNTFNDAVPFNQRKNKAQFKSKKKRR, from the coding sequence ATGCAAGAATTAAAACTTTCAGATTGGTTACCTACCACAAACAAAGAGGTGAAAATACGCGGATGGGAAGCACTAGATGTTATCCTTTTTAGTGGAGATGCTTACGTGGACCATCCAACGTTTGGTCCAGCGGTAATTGGGCGTATGTTAGAAAGTTTTGGCTTGCGTGTAGCCATTGTTCCGCAACCAAATGTTAACGATAATCTTCAGGATTTTGTTAAAATGGGTAAGCCGAAACTATTTTTTGGTGTTACTGGTGGTTGTATGGATCCAATGATTAGTAATTATAATGCTAATAAAAAGAAACGTGATAAAGATGCGTACACGCCTAATGGCGATATTGGGTTTAGACCGGATTACGCAACATCAGTATATTCTAAGATTTTAAAAGATAAGTGGCCAGATACTCCAGTTTTAATTGGTGGTATTGAAGCGTCTTTACGTCGTGTAACACATTACGATTATTGGAGTGATCAATTAATGCCTTCTATTTTAGAAACGTCTAAAGCGGATATGTTAGTTTACGGAATGGGAGAACAACCGTTACGCGAAGTGGTCCGTTTACTTGAAAAAGGAGTGCCTTTTAATAGTATTAATACAGTACTTCAAACCGCTGTGCTATTGGATAAAGGCGAAAGTATTCCTAAAAATGCAAATTGGGAAGATGTCGAAATAGCGTCTCACGATGTCTGTTTAAGCGATAAGAAAAAATACGCGTCTAACTTTAAAGTTATTGAGCAAGAATCAAATAAATTGGCTGCTAGACGAATTTTTCAGAAAGTAGGCGAGAAAACCTTAATGATTAATCCACCGTATCCAACCATGACGGAAAAGGAGATTGATGCGTCTTTTGATTTACCATACACAAGATTACCACATCCAAAATATAATAAGCGTGGACCAATTCCGGCGTTTGAGATGATAAAGTTTTCGATCAACATTCACAGAGGGTGTTTTGGAGGGTGTAGCTTTTGTACGATATCTGCGCACCAAGGAAAATTTATTGCATCACGTAGTAAAGAGTCTATTTTAAAAGAAGTCGATACTGTTGCAAATATGCCTGATTTTAAAGGGTATTTAAGTGATATTGGAGGGCCAAGTGCTAATATGTATCAAATGAAAGGTAAAGTACAATCTATTTGCGACAAATGTGTGGCGCCTAGTTGTATTTCGCCAGTAATATGTAGTAATTTAGATACGTCACATAAACCGTTAACAGAATTATACCAAGCGGTTGACAAACATCCAAAAGTAAAAAAGTCATTTATTGGATCTGGAATTCGACATGATATGTTAGTGCCAGAATTTAATAAAAATGCAGATCCAAAAGAGTTGGACGCTTACACGGAAGAGGTGATGACTAAGCACGTTTCTGGTAGACTTAAAGTAGCACCAGAGCATACTAGTGATCCTGTATTAAAACTGATGCGTAAACCATCGTTTAAATACTTCCATAAGTTTAAAGAGCGTTTTGATAAGATTAATATTGCTAAAGGTTTAAAACTACAGTTGATTCCGTATTTTATATCTAATCACCCAGCGTGTGAGGTAGAGGATATGGCAAACTTAGCTGCCGAAACCAAAGATATGGGGTTTCAGTTAGAACAAGTGCAAGGCTTTACTCCGACACCAATGACTGTGGCTACCGTAATTTATTACAGTGGTTACCATCCATACACACTTAAAAAAGTAAATACGCCAATTACGCGTAAAGAGAAAGATGAGCAACACCGTTTTTTCTTCTGGTATAAAGAAGAAAATAAAGCGTGGATAAAAAAGACTTTAAACAAATTAGGGCGCGAAGACTTACTAAAAGTATTACTACCAGGAAAAGAAGAGAAATGGCGTAAAAACACACCTAAAGGAGATGCTAAAAACACCTTTAATGATGCGGTTCCTTTTAACCAACGTAAGAATAAAGCGCAGTTTAAGAGTAAAAAGAAACGTCGTTAA
- a CDS encoding endonuclease domain-containing protein has translation MRNKIIPYRSDLKLFVRQLRKNSTLTEVLLWQNIKKRAYGVQFHRQVPMLSYIPDFYCHEIGLAIEIDGSSHDHKVLYDAKRQAELEAYGVTFLRFTNEEVKKNMFSVLLVIEEKVKELQG, from the coding sequence ATGAGAAATAAGATTATCCCATACCGTTCAGACTTAAAATTGTTTGTAAGACAATTACGAAAAAACAGCACATTAACCGAAGTTTTACTTTGGCAAAATATAAAGAAACGCGCGTATGGTGTTCAGTTTCATAGACAGGTGCCTATGCTAAGTTATATACCAGATTTTTATTGTCACGAAATTGGTTTGGCTATCGAGATTGATGGTTCTAGTCATGATCATAAAGTGTTATATGATGCTAAAAGACAAGCTGAATTAGAGGCTTATGGTGTGACATTTTTAAGGTTTACTAATGAAGAAGTAAAAAAGAACATGTTTAGTGTGTTGTTGGTTATTGAGGAAAAGGTGAAGGAGTTACAGGGGTAG
- a CDS encoding tryptophan-rich sensory protein, with translation MKKQLQIINGVAFVCVIVMNYMSNTGLLNNTTIGEVSKQYNTLFTPAGYAFSIWGIIYLQVLAFVIYQGRSLFVTVRDDAFVIKTGWWFLLSCMANILWIVTWIYGYTLLSSVFIFILLFSLIQIVLKNSMELVDEPISVIVFLWWPFVIYNGWVTVASIANVSAVLVKYNWDGFGLSPTVWTVLLIVIAMVINLIITWTRNMREFALVGAWALIAIYVANSDGNTTVAYTAAIAAAILIISSFAHAFINRKTNPAIKCVEYFRGRKS, from the coding sequence ATGAAAAAACAACTACAAATAATTAACGGTGTTGCATTTGTTTGTGTTATTGTAATGAACTATATGTCCAACACAGGTTTATTAAATAATACGACTATTGGAGAAGTATCCAAGCAATATAATACCTTGTTTACGCCAGCAGGTTATGCGTTTTCTATATGGGGAATTATCTATTTACAGGTTTTAGCTTTTGTTATTTACCAAGGACGTAGCCTTTTTGTAACTGTAAGAGATGATGCTTTTGTGATTAAAACAGGGTGGTGGTTTTTACTATCGTGTATGGCTAATATATTGTGGATTGTAACCTGGATTTATGGTTACACGCTATTGTCTTCTGTTTTTATTTTTATACTGCTATTCTCATTAATACAAATTGTGCTTAAAAACAGCATGGAATTGGTTGACGAACCTATTTCTGTGATTGTCTTTTTATGGTGGCCTTTTGTAATTTATAATGGTTGGGTTACGGTTGCAAGTATTGCAAATGTCTCTGCAGTTTTAGTAAAATACAATTGGGATGGTTTTGGACTGTCTCCAACCGTTTGGACCGTTTTACTTATTGTTATCGCCATGGTAATAAATTTAATTATTACCTGGACACGTAACATGCGCGAGTTTGCACTTGTTGGTGCATGGGCATTAATTGCTATTTATGTAGCTAATAGTGACGGTAATACTACTGTAGCGTATACCGCTGCAATTGCTGCTGCTATTTTGATAATTAGCAGTTTTGCACATGCTTTTATAAACCGAAAAACAAATCCTGCTATTA